The Streptomyces sp. NBC_01775 genome includes a region encoding these proteins:
- a CDS encoding PP2C family protein-serine/threonine phosphatase: MSTHASHQTIGTRSHQCDATATYTHNHVRAYALLDGIGSSNEIRGWTRTMARRLARAAATLADAEAGLTRTYAQAAAEEGRGNPYNDLPSAVAVVAVARPGHRLTVAWCGDSRAYLLVDGKAERLTVDHNMRQVLLDRGQAAGVYSRNQVTSWLGNTSVVPELGEQPLIGAVSRPMSGRLLLASDGAYEPLEDSCLDVADFLDGTPGLAARTVVREANDRAPAHADNATVLVADLTD, from the coding sequence ATGTCCACGCACGCCAGCCACCAGACGATCGGGACGCGCTCCCACCAGTGCGACGCGACCGCCACCTACACCCACAACCACGTCCGCGCCTACGCCCTCCTCGACGGCATCGGCTCCAGCAACGAGATCCGCGGCTGGACCCGAACCATGGCCCGCCGCCTCGCCCGAGCCGCCGCGACACTCGCCGACGCCGAAGCCGGCCTCACCCGCACCTACGCCCAGGCCGCCGCCGAGGAGGGCCGCGGCAATCCGTACAACGACCTGCCGTCCGCAGTGGCCGTCGTCGCCGTTGCCCGACCCGGGCATCGCCTGACCGTCGCCTGGTGCGGCGACTCCCGCGCCTACCTCCTCGTCGACGGGAAGGCGGAGCGGCTGACCGTCGACCACAACATGCGGCAGGTACTCCTCGACCGCGGGCAGGCGGCCGGCGTGTACTCGCGAAACCAGGTCACATCGTGGCTGGGAAACACGTCGGTCGTCCCCGAGTTGGGCGAGCAGCCGCTGATCGGGGCCGTGTCCCGGCCCATGTCGGGTCGGCTGCTGCTGGCGTCCGACGGGGCGTATGAGCCGCTGGAGGATTCCTGCCTGGACGTGGCCGACTTCCTCGACGGCACACCGGGCCTGGCTGCCCGAACCGTGGTCCGGGAGGCGAACGACCGGGCACCGGCACACGCCGACAACGCGACCGTGCTCGTCGCGGACCTAACGGATTGA